In Rutidosis leptorrhynchoides isolate AG116_Rl617_1_P2 chromosome 2, CSIRO_AGI_Rlap_v1, whole genome shotgun sequence, one genomic interval encodes:
- the LOC139887762 gene encoding uncharacterized protein has translation MGSRLRGSNSDSEDLRIVQLIQEIEDDDSEVESAPSIPRVRGYIPREREVAAQRLWNDYFCETPKYPQRKFKSRFRMRIQLFLRIVQGITTFQSDNMPVYFSYFSQGFDAIGRPTFTTIQKCTSAIRQLAYGTAPDMWDEYLQMSEQTSILCLDYFCMCIITLYKKEYMRSPNAHDVARLYSAHEERHGLRVCSVV, from the coding sequence ATGGGTTCGAGGTTACGGGGGTCTAATTCTGACTCCGAAGATTTGCGGATTGTTCAATTAATTCAAGAAATAGAAGATGATGATTCCGAAGTCGAATCGGCACCATCTATTCCGAGAGTTAGAGGTTACATCCCTAGGGAACGGGAGGTTGCTGCACAACGTTTGTGGAATGATTACTTTTGTGAGACGCCAAAATATCCACAAAGAAAATTTAAAAGTCGTTTTCGCATGCGCATACAATTATTTCTCCGGATAGTGCAAGGTATTACTACTTTTCAAAGTGATAATATGCCAGTATATTTTAGTTACTTTTCTCAAGGATTTGATGCTATCGGAAGGCCGACATTTACTACTATACAAAAATGTACGTCGGCTATACGTCAATTGGCGTATGGCACCGCTCCCGATATGTGGGATGAATATTTGCAAATGAGTGAGCAAACATCAATACTATGTCTAGATTACTTTTGTATGTGTATTATTACATTGTACAAAAAAGAATACATGCGATCTCCGAATGCACACGATGTTGCTAGATTGTATAGTGCTCACGAGGAGAGACATGGTTTAAGGGTATGCTCGGTAGTATGA